A genomic window from Colletotrichum destructivum chromosome 7, complete sequence includes:
- a CDS encoding Putative cytochrome P450 translates to MSSQEAAPLVALGASAGLWQAALTLLVTLVVGYLAKTSLGSNSLSKIPLVGLEIGDEEKRRLAYLGGAKNIYQQGYQKFKDGIFQITTSRTVPVVVVHPRFLNELSKLPPQVLSADAAVNEGMEAKYTQLWTIPVVPHAIKTQLTPGLVRLTEIVAEELQEAFSRELPDCKDWSSVQVHPTLLRIVAAGAGRVFVGPELCRDEKYLDSSINFTGDVMTARNAVQQMRQWLRPFLAHRLPEVQRLSQHRAEAEEFLRPVILKRRKMMADPDQERPDDLLSWLMEAQATSGKGSDRDLAEQQLGIGFAAIHTTTLTGTNAFYNLAAMPEVAAELRDEVSTVLAENKGAFTTKALHDMKKLDSFLKETLRCHPFVFATFQRKALKDITLSNGQVIPAGTTIECPNYAVSHDEALFEDADEFDAFRFYKLREKAALERTPDQTSDASMQNQFASVSQNSLAFGYGREACPGRFFSANELKVIFSIALLQYEMKLAEGSEGRYPNMEFGQLSMPDPTKHILFKKR, encoded by the exons ATGTCTTCACAGGAAGCGGCTCCTTTGGTCGCTCTCGGCGCGTCAGCAGGCTTATGGCAGGCTGCGCTGACGCTGCTTGTGACCTTGGTCGTCGGCTACCTCGCCAAGACTTCACTGGGTTCAAACAGCTTATCCAAGATCCCGCTGGTCGGTCTCGAGATCGGCGATGAGGAGAAGCGCCGGCTGGCTTATCTAGGTGGTGCCAAAAACATTTACCAGCAAGGCTACCAAAAG TTCAAGGATGGCATCTTTCAGATCACGACCTCCAGAA CCGTGCCTGTGGTCGTTGTGCATCCCCGTTTTCTCAACGAGCTCAGCAAATTGCCCCCTCAAGTTTTGAGCGCCGATGCGGCCGTCAACGAG GGGATGGAAGCCAAGTACACACAACTGTGGACGATTCCGGTTGTTCCTCACGCGATCAAGACCCAGCTCACCCCGGGCCTCG TCCGTCTTACTGAAATCGTTGCCGAAGAGCTCCAGGAGGCTTTCAGCAGAGAGCTTCCCGACTGCAAGGACTGGAGCTCCGTCCAAGTCCACCCGACCCTCCTGCGTATTGTGGCAGCTGGCGCAGGTcgcgtcttcgtcggcccCGAGCTCTGCCGGGATGAAAAGTACCTGGACTCCTCGATTAACTTCACCGGGGACGTGATGACGGCGCGCAACGCCGTCCAGCAGATGAGGCAGTGGCTGCGGCCGTTCCTGGCCCACCGGCTGCCGGAGGTGCAGAGGCTCAGCCAGCAccgggccgaggcggaggagtTCCTGCGACCCGTCATCCTCAAGAGGAGAAAGATGATGGCGGACCCCGACCAGGAGAGGCCCGACGACCTGTTGTCGTGGCTGATGGAGGCCCAGGCCACGTCTGGCAAGGGCAGCGACAgggacctcgccgagcagcagctgggcatcggcttcgccgccatccacaCCACGACGCTGACCGGTACCAATGCCTTTTACAACCTGGCGGCGATGCCCGAAGTGGCGGCGGAGCTGAGGGACGAGGTTTCCACCGTCCTGGCCGAGAACAAGGGGGCCTTTACCACCAAGGCGCTCCACGACATGAAGAAGCTAGACAGCTTCTTGAAGGAGACGTTGCGGTGCCATCCTTTTGTCTTTG CGACGTTTCAGCGCAAGGCTCTGAAGGACATCACGCTCTCCAACGGCCAAGTCATCCCGGCCGGGACGACGATCGAGTGCCCCAACTACGCCGTCAGCCACGACGAGGCGCtcttcgaggacgccgacgagtTCGACGCCTTCCGCTTCTACAAGCTGCGcgagaaggcggcgctggaGAGGACCCCCGACCAGACCTCGGACGCCTCCATGCAGAACCAGTTCGCCAGCGTGAGCCAGAACAGCCTGGCGTTCGGGTACGGCCGGGAAGCGTGCCCCGGccgcttcttctccgccaacGAGCTCAAGGTCATCTTCTCCATCGCCCTCCTGCAGTACGAGatgaagctggccgaggggAGCGAGGGCAGGTATCCGAACATGGAGTTTGGACAACTG TCTATGCCCGACCCGACTAAGCACATTCTGTTCAAAAAGAGGTGA
- a CDS encoding Putative zn(2)Cys(6) fungal-type DNA-binding domain-containing protein: MDEQSQDAISRRNLRRSACDLCREYKVKCSGNRPKCDRCTRLGKECIFSVARPRPQDQDLRFGTRPGPKAHDRFIHVDPAMYRTTGSNSSGGNVDNISNNNNNGQQATKERSTGPSWRQNPDTYGEDARTGAFHGCWPDTLPPLHHHHLPAASIPSATAAPITRPPSQAASLTLDRDVDMAFQHAERASSSGQSEAHLSSVSDEGWYWNNVPDFSDNAYSGSSADIYRAVSDDFALLVSRGGIPPPHEEGHGGRDKSRQQQQQQQHAPAPGSAPTHALSVSALRSHSMMRRADNHNHNHNNNNNNSHHHNHHNQGSGAMTLSLAAGSRSSSSSSSAECSCVQQLTLSLFDLSTWKADQRPGAPAGGDSPTLSEYCMIYHNSMSLWERLIMGCVRCLSRPQFAQLLILNIEQLVHLQRNQQVLLQRPRPASSSSTTPPSPPPPTALSDVIRIGDYVVESETERAAIIGPLLKGRAAGLMDFIDSLRELLLPTGMPDLGARLDSMTDKLKQRGLECG; this comes from the exons ATGGACGAGCAGAGCCAAGACGCTATCAGCCGCAGGAATCTCCGACGATCAGCGTGCGACCTGTGCCGCGAATACAAA GTCAAATGCAGCGGAAACAGACCCAAGTGCGACCGCTGCACCAGGCTGGGCAAGGAGTGCATCTTTTCGGTGGCGAGACCGCGGCCTCAAGATCAGGATCTCCGGTTCGGCACCAGGCCCGGGCCCAAGGCCCATGACCGGTTCATCCACGTGGACCCGGCCATGTATCGCACCaccggcagcaacagcagcggcggcaacgtggacaacatcagcaacaacaacaataacgGCCAACAAGCGACCAAAGAGCGGTCCACCGGCCCGTCGTGGCGCCAGAACCCCGATACTTACGGGGAAGACGCGCGTACCGGCGCTTTTCACGGTTGCTGGCCCGACACCCTCCCGCCTctgcaccaccaccatctcccggccgcctccatcccctcggcaacagcagcgcccatcacgaggccgccaagccAGGCCGCCTCCCTGACGCTGGACCGTGACGTCGACATGGCGTTCCAGCACGCCGAGCGCGCCAGCTCGTCCGGCCAGAGCGAAGCCCACCTCTCCTCCGTGTCGGACGAGGGCTGGTACTGGAACAACGTCCCGGACTTCAGCGACAATGCGtacagcggcagcagcgccgacATCTACCGCGCCGTATCGGACGACTTTGCTCTTCTGGTCTCACGGGGCGGCATCCCCCCACCACACGAAGagggccatggcggccgtgACAAGAgcagacagcagcagcagcagcagcagcacgccCCGGCACCCGGCAGTGCTCCCACTCACGCCCTATCAGTCTCGGCGTTGAGATCGCATtcgatgatgaggagggcggACAACCATAACCACAATcacaataacaacaacaacaactcccaccaccacaaccaccacaaccagGGCTCCGGGGCAATGACGttgtccttggcggcggggtcccgttcctcctcctcatcctcctccgccgaGTGCTCGTGCGTGCAGCAGCTCACGCTGAGCCTGTTCGACCTCAGCACGTGGAAGGCGGACCAGCGGCCGGGCGCTCCGGCCGGCGGGGACTCCCCGACCCTGTCCGAGTACTGCATGATCTACCACAACTCCATGAGCCTGTGGGAGCGGCTCATCATGGGCTGCGTGAGGTGCCTGTCGCGGCCGCAGTTCGCGCAGCTGCTGATCCTCAACATCGAGCAGCTCGTCCACCTGCAGCGGAACCAGCAGGTCCTGCTGCAGCGGCCGCGCcccgcctcgtcgtcgtcgacgacgcctccgtcgccgccgccaccgaccgCCCTCTCCGACGTCATCAGGATCGGGGACTACGTGGTGGAGAGCGAGACCGAGAGGGCGGCCATCATCGGGCCCCTGCTGAAGGGCCGGGCGGCCGGTCTGATGGACTTCATCGACAGCCTCCGCGAGCTGCTTCTGCCCACGGGCATGCCGGACCTCGGGGCGAGGCTGGACTCGATGACGGACAAGTTGAAGCAGCGAGGCCTGGAGTGTGGTTGA
- a CDS encoding Putative short-chain dehydrogenase/reductase SDR, NAD(P)-binding domain superfamily — translation MTPRRGTILLTGANGSLGNAIVSKILSSPDLATSYHGLYTVRRVDRAAALDSLLLRNVPTQQQHAHETVALDLSRLESVREVARSINERVAAGLLPPLRAIILNAAYQEHTTQDFSPDGFDMTFQCNYLSHWLLVLLLLQSLDKEHGRVVVLGSWSHDPLDSRNDSMGAYKEDQWKSIFHDADSLAKGTWSSTKDYPTMEGGFRRYGAGKLCEIMMMYELQRRLDADPALSNITVLGVDPGGMASALTRRGSPVLVFFVRWVFPLLAAVMTWFSPNGILRPVSKSAADVLRAAFDTAQLGERPKAVYLNGSEIGDTSAEAKDPAKSKQLWEASVGYTALKPEDTILSGWK, via the exons ATGACACCTCGACGGGGAACCATTCTCCTCACTGGCGCCAATGGCAGCCTCGGTAACGCCATCGTGTCCAAGATACTATCGTCGCCCGACCTGGCCACGTCTTATCATGGCCTCTACACCGTCCGCCGGGTCGACCGTGCCGCTGCGCTGGACTCGCTGCTGCTCCGCAACGTCCCCACGCAACAGCAGCACGCCCACGAgaccgtcgccctcgacctgtCGCGCCTCGAATCAGTCCGCGAGGTGGCCCGGAGCATCAACGAGCGGgtggccgccggcctgctgcccCCACTGCGAGCCAtcatcctcaacgccgcGTACCAGGAGCACACCACCCAGGACTTCTCGCCCGATGGCTTCGACATGACCTTCCAGTGCAACTATCTATCCCACTGGCTGCtcgtgctgctgcttctccagAGCTTGGATAAGGAACACGGGAGAGTGGTGGTGCTTGGCAGTTGGTCCCACGA TCCACTCGACTCCAGAAACGACAGCATGGGGGCGTACAAAGAGGACCAGTGGAAGAGCATCTTTCACGACGCCGACTCCCTGGCCAAGGGCACCTGGAGTTCCACAAAGGATTACCCGACAATGGAGGGAGGCTTCCGACGCTACGGCGCAGGGAAGCTCTGCGAGATAATGATGAT GTACGAGCTTCAGCGGCGCCTGGACGCGGACCCGGCTCTGTCCAACATCACcgtgctcggcgtcgacccggGCGGCATGGCCAGCGCCCTGACGCGCCGCGGCAGTCCCGTGCTGGTCTTCTTCGTGCGATGGGTGTTCCCGCTGCTCGCGGCCGTCATGACCTGGTTTTCGCCCAACGGCATCCTGCGCCCCGTCTCCAAgtcggccgccgacgtgCTCAGGGCCGCCTTCGACACGGCGCAGCTTGGCGAGCGGCCCAAGGCCGTGTACCTCAACGGCTCGGAGATCGGGGACACGagcgccgaggccaaggatcCCGCCAAGTCGAAGCAGCTCTGGGAGGCCAGTGTGGGCTACACGGCTCTGAAGCCCGAGGATACCATCCTGTCGGGATGGAAGTGA